The proteins below come from a single Thalassotalea ponticola genomic window:
- the rrtA gene encoding rhombosortase, which produces MLKLSLPIQLSAWLMPLVALILAVVVHFLPSDLYELCIYHRQQIEQGQWWRIISGHFAHTNLNHLLLNLAGLVMLWALHGDHYQHRSFSLVFLISAVTCSLGIYLWTPEMTQYVGLSGVLHGVFVWGAIKDIEKGWRSGYLLLIGVWAKIAWEQVSGASADVEQLINAKVAIDAHLFGALGGVVAVLLLTLRSKLAPRLSPSE; this is translated from the coding sequence ATGTTGAAGTTATCATTACCCATACAGCTGAGCGCTTGGCTAATGCCATTAGTCGCCCTCATTTTGGCGGTCGTCGTACACTTTCTTCCCTCAGACCTATATGAGCTGTGTATTTATCACCGGCAACAGATTGAACAAGGACAGTGGTGGCGAATTATTAGCGGCCATTTTGCTCATACGAATCTTAATCATCTACTGCTTAACCTTGCCGGACTCGTTATGCTTTGGGCGTTACACGGCGATCACTATCAACATCGCAGTTTTTCGTTGGTGTTTTTAATATCCGCCGTAACCTGTAGTTTGGGCATCTATCTATGGACCCCTGAAATGACTCAATACGTTGGCTTATCGGGGGTGCTACACGGTGTGTTTGTTTGGGGAGCGATTAAAGATATTGAAAAAGGTTGGCGTTCAGGATACCTACTGTTGATTGGCGTATGGGCAAAAATCGCCTGGGAACAAGTCAGTGGCGCGAGTGCCGATGTCGAGCAACTAATCAATGCCAAAGTCGCTATTGACGCTCACCTATTTGGCGCATTGGGCGGTGTTGTCGCCGTGTTACTATTGACACTGCGTTCAAAACTAGCCCCCCGTTTATCGCCAAGTGAATAG
- a CDS encoding tRNA-uridine aminocarboxypropyltransferase, which translates to MSRQYCTRCERPLVTCLCKFCQHIDNRVQVLFLQHPKEQGHSKGSVPLAHLSLQNSQVIVGEDFSHCEPLNKLIGNDEVNVAVLYPSASAKPATELSVAQQRKQVIVIIDATWRKAYKMMQLSTNLQRLPAITLAAEIKSQYVIRKHHKASDVSSLEACAHALGALEGDTDKYQPLLDAFLQFNQWHLQWSGRHPQ; encoded by the coding sequence ATGAGCCGACAGTATTGCACAAGGTGTGAGCGACCGCTAGTCACTTGTCTTTGTAAGTTTTGCCAACACATCGATAACCGCGTTCAGGTCTTATTTCTCCAGCACCCCAAAGAGCAGGGACACAGTAAAGGCAGTGTACCTTTAGCACACTTGTCACTGCAAAACTCTCAGGTTATTGTAGGGGAAGATTTTTCACACTGTGAGCCGTTAAATAAACTGATTGGCAACGATGAGGTAAATGTGGCTGTGTTATATCCTAGTGCGTCAGCCAAACCTGCAACCGAGTTGTCAGTGGCTCAGCAGCGCAAGCAAGTGATTGTGATTATTGATGCGACGTGGCGCAAAGCGTATAAAATGATGCAACTGTCCACCAATTTACAACGTTTACCCGCCATAACCCTGGCAGCAGAGATAAAAAGTCAGTACGTTATTCGCAAGCACCACAAAGCGAGTGATGTATCTTCCTTAGAAGCCTGTGCTCATGCATTAGGGGCATTAGAAGGTGATACAGATAAATATCAGCCTTTGTTGGATGCCTTTTTACAATTTAATCAGTGGCATTTACAATGGTCGGGTCGACATCCGCAATAA
- the ggt gene encoding gamma-glutamyltransferase, whose amino-acid sequence MRYLTKLVLLISLIVSVSACGLAEHSELQREDREPEAATGVIEKSVVEAKQYMVAAANPYAVEVGADILQQGGSAIDAAIAVQLVLTLVEPQSSGIGGGAFLLYFDNKTKQVTSFDGRETAPAAASQDLFLQADGTPVRWIDAVVGGRSVGVPGVVKAMEQAHQQYGVLPWSKLFERAISLAEHGFEVSPRLAKLVSMGFNPGVKQLTAASSYFYPNGEPLKAGTVLKNPQLANVYRALAKHKSEVFYQGWIAQKIVDAVQNSAIAPGLLSLEDMKHYQAQQKQALCAPYRVYRLCSVAPPSSGGIAVIQILKQLEQHSMSALKPTSTQWVHLFTQSSRLAFADRNHYIADPDFVDVPSALLISDDYTAMRGALIGERDMHKAEPGTVQHLSRAADNAIEMPSTSHISIVDQFGNALSMTTSIEMAFGSAVMVEGFLLNNQLTDFSLDPMVDGKIVANALAPNKRPRSSMAPMMVFNQDNSLRLVVGSPGGSRIINYVAQTMLAVLDNNLDVQSAIDLPKVTHRNDVTSLEQGREISLLQPQLEALGHRVSVRSLNSGIHAIEVKEGKLFGGADPRREGVALGQ is encoded by the coding sequence ATGCGTTATCTTACCAAGCTTGTACTTTTAATTAGCCTGATAGTTTCGGTGAGTGCTTGTGGTCTGGCAGAGCATAGCGAGCTACAACGTGAAGACCGTGAGCCAGAAGCAGCAACGGGCGTTATTGAAAAGTCGGTTGTTGAGGCAAAACAGTACATGGTCGCCGCGGCAAACCCGTATGCGGTTGAAGTTGGTGCTGATATTTTGCAGCAAGGCGGTAGCGCAATCGATGCCGCGATAGCGGTGCAACTGGTGCTCACCTTAGTTGAGCCTCAGTCTTCGGGCATTGGCGGCGGAGCCTTTTTGTTGTACTTTGACAATAAAACCAAGCAAGTCACCAGTTTTGACGGTCGCGAAACGGCTCCAGCTGCAGCCTCACAAGACTTGTTCTTACAAGCTGATGGTACACCAGTAAGATGGATAGATGCTGTGGTTGGTGGTCGAAGCGTTGGTGTTCCCGGTGTTGTCAAAGCAATGGAGCAAGCCCATCAACAGTATGGTGTATTGCCATGGTCTAAATTGTTTGAGCGAGCCATTAGTTTGGCTGAGCACGGCTTTGAGGTATCACCTCGCTTGGCTAAGTTAGTTAGCATGGGCTTTAATCCCGGTGTAAAGCAACTGACTGCTGCGAGCTCCTATTTCTATCCAAATGGCGAGCCATTGAAAGCCGGAACGGTGTTAAAAAATCCCCAACTTGCTAACGTGTATCGAGCGCTAGCAAAACACAAAAGTGAGGTATTTTACCAAGGCTGGATAGCGCAAAAAATTGTTGATGCGGTGCAAAACAGTGCTATTGCACCGGGGCTGTTAAGTCTTGAGGATATGAAACATTATCAAGCGCAACAAAAGCAAGCGTTGTGTGCGCCTTATCGAGTTTATCGTTTATGCAGTGTGGCGCCGCCGAGTTCCGGTGGTATCGCGGTAATACAAATACTCAAACAACTTGAGCAGCATTCGATGTCGGCGTTAAAGCCTACTTCGACTCAGTGGGTGCACTTATTTACCCAAAGCTCGCGTTTGGCTTTTGCCGATCGCAATCACTATATAGCCGATCCCGACTTTGTTGACGTGCCATCAGCCTTGTTGATCAGCGACGATTACACCGCCATGCGCGGTGCGTTAATCGGTGAACGAGATATGCACAAAGCGGAGCCTGGAACAGTACAACACTTATCTCGAGCCGCTGACAATGCGATAGAGATGCCGTCAACATCACATATTTCCATCGTTGACCAATTCGGCAACGCACTATCCATGACCACCAGTATTGAAATGGCATTTGGCTCGGCGGTGATGGTTGAAGGCTTTCTATTGAATAATCAATTGACTGATTTTTCATTAGATCCGATGGTTGACGGCAAAATAGTGGCCAATGCATTGGCCCCGAATAAGCGACCGCGCAGTTCTATGGCGCCAATGATGGTATTTAATCAAGATAATTCGCTGCGTCTGGTGGTTGGTTCACCGGGAGGAAGCCGCATTATTAATTACGTTGCGCAAACCATGTTAGCCGTTCTCGACAATAATTTGGACGTACAAAGTGCCATTGATTTACCCAAAGTAACGCACAGAAATGATGTTACGTCATTAGAACAGGGACGTGAAATCAGTCTGTTACAACCGCAACTCGAGGCACTTGGTCATCGCGTGTCGGTGCGCAGTTTAAACAGTGGTATTCACGCTATTGAAGTGAAAGAAGGTAAGTTATTTGGCGGTGCAGATCCCCGACGAGAAGGGGTCGCGTTAGGGCAATAG